One Simkaniaceae bacterium genomic window, CTTTTCGATCGGTGAATTCAAGTAAATAAAGAGCGCGCTCATCGCCGATGGCAAGCATCGGTCCCAGCGGTGTCTCAATTTGATTGCGTTTTAATATTTTCATTTAAATATCATAACGCGATGTTTAAATTGTGTCCATAGACATCAAGACATTAATGATCAAATAATTTATATATAGACATAAGCTGGACTTCTAATTAATAGGGCGTTCAAATGAAAAAAAATATTTTCAAAACACTGATTGCCACACTCTGCCTTTCAAGCGAGTTAATGGCATGCACGGGACTTCGTTTGACTGCTACTGACGGCTCTGTCATTACGGGCCGCACAGTCGAATTTGGAACACAACTCGATATGTCTGCAGCTATTATTCCCCGTAATCTCACTTTTACAGGAGACACACCTCTTGGAAAAGGACTGATTTACAAATCAAAATATGCTGCTGTTGGAATCTATTGTTTTGATGCGCCAATTTTAATGGATGGAATGAATGAAATGGGCCTCGTTGCCGCCGCTTTTTATTTTCCCGGATATGCAAGCTATACTGAAGTGACAAAGTCCAATCAATCGCTCGCCCTCTCTCCCATTGATTTTACTCAATGGCTCTTAACGCAATTTGCAAGCATCGATGAAGTCAAAAGAGCTCTGCCTTCCATCATCATTGCTCCCACTGTCTTAAATCACTGGGGAAATGAAGCCCCTCCCTTTCACTACATTGTCTATGACAAACATGGCAATAGCATCGTCATTGAACCCATTGAAGGACAACTCATCGTCTACGACAATCCGATTGGAACCATTACGAATTCCCCCTCATTTGATTGGCAAATAACCAATTTGCGCAACTTTATTAACCTAACACCTTTCAATGTCAAACCGGTTGAGATGCGTGGGGTCGAACTCTTTCCCTTTGGACAAGGCTCCGGAATGGTTGGCCTCCCGGGTGATTTTACCCCTCCATCACGTTTTGTCCGTGCTGCCATCTTTTCTTCAACGGCTATTCCCTCGACCAATGCATCCGATACCGTCAATCAAACATTCCATCTTCTCAATCAATTCGATATCCCCGTAGGCATTGCAAGACAAAAAAGCGGTGATATGATCCATACCGATTATACCATGCTCACATCCGTTAAAGACCCTCAGTCCATGCGTTATTATTTTAAATCTTATACCGATCAGCTTATTCGCTACGTCGAGCTCAAGCCACAAGATATGAATGCGCGGCAGATTAAGAAAATGGGAACTGTAGGGCAAGAAATAGCAATAGACGTTTCAGCTATGTTGCACTAGTGTCTAATTGCAAAAATCCGCCGGCTTATTTTGATCATCTTTTTCCGCCTGATGGTCTGTAAAAATTCAGAGTGACTCACTCAAGTCTACCCTGAACTTTTACAGACCATCAGACAGAAAAATCTGATCAAAATAAGCTCGGGGACTTTTGCAATTAAACACTAGTAATAAGCTCGATCGGGCATCAGGGCGAATTCTTCCCAAACTTTGACGGCTTCTTCGCGCATAATATTTGTGCATTTAATTTGGCGTTGGTGGATTTCCTTTTGGATTTCCTCATAGTAATCGACATCTTTAAAGTTGCCGTATTTAGCCGCATCATCAACAGTTGCAGCATAATAGATCTCTGTAATATGTGCCCAGTAGGCGGCACAAAGACACATTGGACAACAAAAAGCGCTCGTATACAAAATACACCCTTCCAAATGGGGTGTTCCTAGCGCTTTGCCTGCATTGCGAATCGCATCGATTTCGGCATGGCATGTGGGATCATTTGTGAGCATGACTTTATTATAGCCCTCACCAATGATTTCATTATCTTTGACAACAACAGCGCCAAAGACGCCTCCCGTTTTTAATTCGATACCGGCCCTATAGCTCAGCTCGATCGCTCTTTGCATAAATTTTTCATGTTGTTCCATCCAATGCAACCTATGGTTTTAAAGTCATATATAGACCGTCAATTTGATCGAGTGATGAAATACAGCAATCGAGGTCTTTAAGTAAACCTGTCGATAAATCGTAGACCCAACCATGCACGAAAAGTCTTTTCTTTTGCGCCCAAGCATTTTGGACAATCGTCGTATGGCACACATTCATTACCTGATTGAGAACGTTGAGTTCAACAAGGCGATCATATTTCTGAGTCTTGTCGGTAATCGCATCGAGGAGCTCTTTCTCACGCGCATAAACATCGCGAATATTGCGAAGCCAATTATCAACAAGGCCAAATTGTTCATTTTCCATGGCAGCAGCCACTCCGCCACATTGATAATGACCACAAACAATGACGTGTTCAATATTGAGATAATCGATCCCATATTGAAGGACAGATAGGCAATTAAAATCGGTATGGGGAAATAAATTAGCTACATTGCGATGGACAAACAACTCTCCAGGCTCTAGGCCTAAAATTTCATTGGCGGGAATGCGGCTATCCGAACACCCTATCCATAAGTATTTGGGCGTTTGCTTCTCAGAAAGTCTTTGAAATGCCTTATCATCCTTTTTCTGCATATTTTCAGCCCAGAGGCGATTATTTTTAAAAAGATGTTGGAGCTCTCTCATGATGATCACCTTATATATAAGAAAGTTGAGATTATCTCGACTTTGTAACTTTTTGGACCCGAAGGCCTCAAGATATTTGTTTTCGGGGGAGTTATTAAAACCGGGAAGGGGTTTTTTACCCCTTCCCGGTTTTAATAATCTCCCAGTTCGACCATAGGTCGAACGTCCGAGAGCAAAGACCGAGGCAGGCGGGTTCAAAAAGCTGCAAAGTCGAGATTATACCTTAAAACTGAAGGTGAAACCAAGGAAAATGAGAGACTTGATTAGTTAATCCTTTTTTCATTAAAGAGTTGAGAGGGGCTAAGATTAAAAGAAAAATTTGATTTTTTAAGGGTTGGGATCAATCACCAATGCGTCTATCTTTTTTAAAATTAAGATCTTATGTATTAATAGCAATGGGATTTGCTTCCCTGCTGTTAACGTCTTGTTCCCTTTCCATGTCCAAAGAGGAAAAGCTACAAAAGATTATTTCTCCTCCCAATCTCGATTCAAGCCTTGTATCCATCAATGAACATCTCGATATCGAAAAACACCGCTGGCCCTCATCAAACTGGTGGGAACAATATCAAATCAACGAACTTAATTTTCTCGTTGAGAGTGCCTTATGTAACAACCCCTCTCTTCAGGCCATTAAAGAAAAAATCGATTACGCTAAAGGCGAAGCGGTTATCGCCCGATCTAAGCTCTTTCCCCTCCTTTTTTTTAATGCGAGCGATCAGTGGGAGTATTTAAGCCATAACGGACTTTATCGCGCCCTCAATCCCAATATTAAAATTAATAATCAACAGATCGATTTTAGTTTATCCTTTTCCTATGAATTTGATTTTTGGGGAAAGTATCGGAATTTATATCGCGCTGCTTTAGGTCGAGAAAGGGCAAGCCTAGCGGAAACGGAGCAAATCAAACTCGTTATATCCGCAGCTCTTTGTCAAGCTTACTTCGCATTGAGAACCAATCTCATGCTTAAAGAAATCTATGAAGAAATCTACCGAGCCAGACAAAACATCTATGTTCTTCAAATCGATCGACTGGATAACTCTCTTGACTCCGCTCTTACCCCTCTACTCTCAGAAGAGTCGCTCTTGGAAGCAGCACAATGGTTAGATCAGATTCAGCAAGAAATTGCTCAAAATAGCCATCTCGTCAATATATTAGCGGGCCATGGCCCCGATACCCCACTTAAGCTCGATGAGCCTCTCATGGCTTGTTCACCTCAATTGATCGTTCCCGATCACATCTCAGCCGAGCTCCTTTCAAGGCGCCCCGATTTGAAGGCGCAAATTTGGCGTGTTGATGCACTCAGTCATGAAGTCGGCGCTGCACGCGCTGATTTTTGGCCCAATATCAATCTCATTGCACTGGCCGGTTTTCAAAGTGGTTCATGGTCAAACCTTTTTGATTGGATGAGCCGAACAATCAGCGCTCTCCCCGCTCTGAGTCTCCCGCTTTATACCTCCGGAGCCATCGGAGCCAATATCGATGCTAAAAAGGCTCTTTTTTATGAGGCCGTTTATGAATATAACGATCTTATTTTAAAAAGCTTTCAACAAGTCAGCGATCTTCTCGCGATGGGACAGGCCGTTTATCTTGAAAAGAAAAAACAAGAAGAGATCCTATCAAATGCAAATCAGCGCTATACGTTGACGTATGATCGCCTCAATTGCGGCATTGATAACGCGCTGACGACGTATCGCATCTTAGAGGAGTGGCTTCAGAAAAAACTCGCTAACACACATCTCCTCTACCAACAATATCTTGTGAGCATTCAACTGACAAAATCCCTAGGTGGGGGGTATGTCGATGAATAGACAACATAGACTCATCCTATCATTTTGGGGCATCTGCTCTCTTCTATTCCTTGCCGGACTCACCGCCTGGCTTTTTCACTATCGATTTATCAAATATACTGATGATGCCTATGTACAAGGCAATCAAGTTTATATTACACCGCTTCACGATGGGTTTGTCACTTCAATTCATACCGATGATTCCTTCCTCGTTAAAAAAGGGGAATTGCTGGTAACTCTCGATGAAACGGATGCAAAAATTGCCCTTGAACAAGCCAAAGAAAATTTAGCTCAAGTGGTCCGAGAAGTCTGTGAACTTTTTCACCAAGTCTTCGTCTATCGAGCAGAAATCGATCTCAAGCGAGCGACTCTCATTCAAAATGCGCAAGACTTTTTGCATCGCTACCGCATCTATCGCGTGCAAGGCGTTTCTATCGAAGATTATGAACACTCAATTGCAGCGCTTCGCTCTCAATATGCTTCGCTAAATATGTCTGTTGCGGCTTATCACAGAACGCGATCGATGATCCAAAACACTTCCATTTATACCCATCCCTTAGTCATTGCAGCATCGGATCGTGTACGCGATAGCTGGGTTCGCCTTTACCGCTGTAAAATTTACTCTCCCGTAGAAGGTCTTGTTGCCCAGAGAACAATTCAAGTGGGAATGTGGGTCCCTGAAGGACAGCCCTTAATGAGTGTGATCCCCCTCAATCAAATTTGGATCAACGCCAACTATAAAGAAACCCAAATCAAAAAGATGCGTATCGGACAAAGGGTTGATATCACAACTGATTTTTGGGGTGGGGAGCAAGTATACCGCGGAACCATTGTCGGTCTACCCGGAGGCGCAGGCAATGCCTTTTCCCTCTTACCCCCACAAAATTTATCGGGGAATTGGATTAAAATTGTTCAAAGGCTTCCGGTACGCGTCGCTCTCGATCCTCAAGAATTTCAGTCGCACCCTTTAAGACTGGGGCTCACATGCTCTGCTCGCGTTGATGTGCGCAATCAATCGGGACGCATGGTTCCCGATTCAACAAAGGGATCTCCACTTTATGAAACCTCCATATTTAATCGAGAAGAAGTGGGTGATCGGGAGTTCATTGATCAGATCATTGCATCCAACCTTGATCCTCTTTTATCTGAATATGCCAAAGCACCTCTTGAGCTTCCCTCCCTCATCCTGAGCTTACCGCCTCTCCTTGAAGAAGCTATCAGTGAAGACAATGCGATCCACAATAAAATCGATCAACAAATCGATCATGATCTCCCTTCTTGTTTTGAAGACATTGGCTTGATCTATGAATAGACTCCTTTCGAATGAACCATCTCAAAGCTCCTTTTTTTTTCGTTTCTGCCTATTAGTCACCCTTTTCTTAGCTATTTTTTATAATACCGTCACAAATATGGCCGGCGTCTATATTGTGTCGGAAATGGGAGGCAGTAATGAAATTTCCGTCTATCCCATGGTCTTTTTTGGACTCGGCAACGCCCTCGCTATTCCCCTCTCCCCGAGCCTTTCTCAGCGATGGGGTCCGATTCACACCCTCGTTTATTGCCTGCTACTCTACACACTCTCTTCGATTCTCTGTGCAATGGCACCGACTTTCCCTCTATTTAACCTTTTTCGCTTCATGCTTGGACTGACTTCGGGTCCTTTTTATATTCTTGTTCGAGAGCTTATCCTTCGATTTACGCCTGAAAAGCAACATCCGGCTTATGCTTTTGTGATGGTTCTTCTATTTGCTATTGTTCCCGTGTTTGGCGCTTGTTTTGGGGCTTGGCTTGGCTATGAAAACCACTGGCGATGGATTTTCCATACAAATGAACCCATAGCACTTTTTCTAGCAGGCTATTTCTGGATTGTTTATCGCAAAACGGATACCAAAGAGTCAGCTTTGAAACCGTTTGATCGCATAGGCTATTTCTTTTTCTTTATCGGATTGGGATCTTTGATTATGGCCGCAACTCTATCCCAAGAACTGGATTGGACCCGATCAACGCTTTTTAACGTGCTCGTCGTGATTGGAGTCCCTTCGCTCCTCTTTTTCATTTTATGGGAGCTAATTCATCCCGAGCCTCTTTTAAACTTGAGGCTATTGAAGAGCCCTCTTCTATCTTATTCTCTCCTCAACTTAGGAGTTCTCTTTGCCTCTTACTTTGGCATGATCATTTTAATTGCCCTCTGGCTCAACATCTACGCCAATTATACCCCCCTATGGGTCTCAGTGCTTATTGGAACGATGGCCTTAGCAGGATTATTTGCCTTTTTTATTATGAAAACATTTTTAGAAAAGTTTGATCCTCGTTTTACGCTGGCCCTTTCGATTCTGTTTTTTGCTACATCGTGTTATTACTCGACGTTCTTTGATGTTGATGTCGATTTTTTCCATCTCTCAGTCGCAAGAGCTCTTGCGGGATTTGGATTGATTCTTTTTTTATTTCCGGTTTTTCGCATGTCCATGGCAAGCTATGGCCCTGAACAAAGCTCAGAAATTTTTAAGCTCTTTCAAACCACTCGCTCTACATTTAGTAGTTTAGGTGCCGGTCTTTACGTGATTTTATGGCAAAGGCGCCAAGTCTTTTTTCATGAACGCTTAGGTGAAGGACTCACGATTAACTCGCAATTGACTCTGAATTATTTTCAAAGAGCGAAACAAATCTTCTCTCTATCAAAAGATCAATCCAATGAAGAACTGAATAACCTTTTAACAAAACATGCCACTTCACTAGCCCTCAATGATGTCTTCGGATTCATGGGCTATCTCTTAATGGCTCTTTTGATTCTTCTCATTCTCACTTTTGTTATCGAGAAAATTGTCGTTCAACGCCGTTTCATGAAACCGTAAACAAAAAGGCCGGCTCCGGCTATGATCAGAATAATTCCCCCAATTTGGAGCTGGCTTGCCATTCTTTCATAATGTGCAACTTGACTGCGCCCTTCATCAATTTCTTGCTGAGCAGAACCGGTCAGCTCATCTCCAACCACTTTTGTTGGCCCTGTTATCGAAAAGAGCTTATTTGTCTGATCCACTGTTTGTTGCCCACTTGAGATTTCTTGCTTACCTTCTTCTACACGCCCTCGAATATAGCCTGAAATAAAGATCAAACTAATTCCCAAAACGGCGAGAATGATTCCAATAATTTTTTTTAAATCCATGGTCTTCCTATATGCATTCTTTAAAGTAAATTTTATATACTTCATCCATCATAAATAAATCGAGCAGAAACACGCAATCATGTATGATATTTATCCTCAAATAGGAAGCATTTATGACCCGTCATCAACAACTCGTTATGGGACGCAACTGTATTATGGAGGTGCTTAAGGCGACTCCCGAGCGCATCTTACAAGTCTATACATCGCAAAAACCCGGAAATGACCCCCTGTATCAAG contains:
- a CDS encoding MFS transporter codes for the protein MNRLLSNEPSQSSFFFRFCLLVTLFLAIFYNTVTNMAGVYIVSEMGGSNEISVYPMVFFGLGNALAIPLSPSLSQRWGPIHTLVYCLLLYTLSSILCAMAPTFPLFNLFRFMLGLTSGPFYILVRELILRFTPEKQHPAYAFVMVLLFAIVPVFGACFGAWLGYENHWRWIFHTNEPIALFLAGYFWIVYRKTDTKESALKPFDRIGYFFFFIGLGSLIMAATLSQELDWTRSTLFNVLVVIGVPSLLFFILWELIHPEPLLNLRLLKSPLLSYSLLNLGVLFASYFGMIILIALWLNIYANYTPLWVSVLIGTMALAGLFAFFIMKTFLEKFDPRFTLALSILFFATSCYYSTFFDVDVDFFHLSVARALAGFGLILFLFPVFRMSMASYGPEQSSEIFKLFQTTRSTFSSLGAGLYVILWQRRQVFFHERLGEGLTINSQLTLNYFQRAKQIFSLSKDQSNEELNNLLTKHATSLALNDVFGFMGYLLMALLILLILTFVIEKIVVQRRFMKP
- a CDS encoding nucleoside deaminase — protein: MEQHEKFMQRAIELSYRAGIELKTGGVFGAVVVKDNEIIGEGYNKVMLTNDPTCHAEIDAIRNAGKALGTPHLEGCILYTSAFCCPMCLCAAYWAHITEIYYAATVDDAAKYGNFKDVDYYEEIQKEIHQRQIKCTNIMREEAVKVWEEFALMPDRAYY
- a CDS encoding HlyD family efflux transporter periplasmic adaptor subunit; this encodes MNRQHRLILSFWGICSLLFLAGLTAWLFHYRFIKYTDDAYVQGNQVYITPLHDGFVTSIHTDDSFLVKKGELLVTLDETDAKIALEQAKENLAQVVREVCELFHQVFVYRAEIDLKRATLIQNAQDFLHRYRIYRVQGVSIEDYEHSIAALRSQYASLNMSVAAYHRTRSMIQNTSIYTHPLVIAASDRVRDSWVRLYRCKIYSPVEGLVAQRTIQVGMWVPEGQPLMSVIPLNQIWINANYKETQIKKMRIGQRVDITTDFWGGEQVYRGTIVGLPGGAGNAFSLLPPQNLSGNWIKIVQRLPVRVALDPQEFQSHPLRLGLTCSARVDVRNQSGRMVPDSTKGSPLYETSIFNREEVGDREFIDQIIASNLDPLLSEYAKAPLELPSLILSLPPLLEEAISEDNAIHNKIDQQIDHDLPSCFEDIGLIYE
- the can gene encoding carbonate dehydratase — translated: MRELQHLFKNNRLWAENMQKKDDKAFQRLSEKQTPKYLWIGCSDSRIPANEILGLEPGELFVHRNVANLFPHTDFNCLSVLQYGIDYLNIEHVIVCGHYQCGGVAAAMENEQFGLVDNWLRNIRDVYAREKELLDAITDKTQKYDRLVELNVLNQVMNVCHTTIVQNAWAQKKRLFVHGWVYDLSTGLLKDLDCCISSLDQIDGLYMTLKP
- a CDS encoding choloylglycine hydrolase family protein; the encoded protein is MKKNIFKTLIATLCLSSELMACTGLRLTATDGSVITGRTVEFGTQLDMSAAIIPRNLTFTGDTPLGKGLIYKSKYAAVGIYCFDAPILMDGMNEMGLVAAAFYFPGYASYTEVTKSNQSLALSPIDFTQWLLTQFASIDEVKRALPSIIIAPTVLNHWGNEAPPFHYIVYDKHGNSIVIEPIEGQLIVYDNPIGTITNSPSFDWQITNLRNFINLTPFNVKPVEMRGVELFPFGQGSGMVGLPGDFTPPSRFVRAAIFSSTAIPSTNASDTVNQTFHLLNQFDIPVGIARQKSGDMIHTDYTMLTSVKDPQSMRYYFKSYTDQLIRYVELKPQDMNARQIKKMGTVGQEIAIDVSAMLH
- a CDS encoding efflux transporter outer membrane subunit, whose protein sequence is MRLSFLKLRSYVLIAMGFASLLLTSCSLSMSKEEKLQKIISPPNLDSSLVSINEHLDIEKHRWPSSNWWEQYQINELNFLVESALCNNPSLQAIKEKIDYAKGEAVIARSKLFPLLFFNASDQWEYLSHNGLYRALNPNIKINNQQIDFSLSFSYEFDFWGKYRNLYRAALGRERASLAETEQIKLVISAALCQAYFALRTNLMLKEIYEEIYRARQNIYVLQIDRLDNSLDSALTPLLSEESLLEAAQWLDQIQQEIAQNSHLVNILAGHGPDTPLKLDEPLMACSPQLIVPDHISAELLSRRPDLKAQIWRVDALSHEVGAARADFWPNINLIALAGFQSGSWSNLFDWMSRTISALPALSLPLYTSGAIGANIDAKKALFYEAVYEYNDLILKSFQQVSDLLAMGQAVYLEKKKQEEILSNANQRYTLTYDRLNCGIDNALTTYRILEEWLQKKLANTHLLYQQYLVSIQLTKSLGGGYVDE